Proteins from one Doryrhamphus excisus isolate RoL2022-K1 chromosome 19, RoL_Dexc_1.0, whole genome shotgun sequence genomic window:
- the si:dkey-206f10.1 gene encoding adenylate cyclase type 8 isoform X1, whose protein sequence is MVTFAETQISPMELCEPPFPTATLSPGLRRKKMLWQNAVKHIIIQQELSAQVGVEPAHKIFVTDTYMKEINKQIRSKASRGVKRRSSTFRVHPSQICSSISMHSSVASGWNEYASDADFFVHWGHIIHGIYIPTLRHTFKSRDLEKLYQQHSSHQRRNSLAITNIIDAMAKLQILVLYLALAPEEVTDPLRGCLTCMFMVFAVALCIVVLNFKGSMSPKWLHYAGLASWLSQSTQVLGGLAYGLEKDPSWYLLFTLFATYTLLPLPLLWAMCAGSLTSALHLILEIICYRNDPVLLRKVFAKGLLYLGMNTAGFFIHYLTDHSQRQVFLETRRCIEGRLKLEQENQRQERLVLSILPRFVALEMIADMSSMEDELNPQEFHKIYIHQYKDVSILFADIKGFTLLSMNLSAQDLVRTLNELFGRFDRLAEEHQCLRIKILGDCYYCVSGVPEPQRAHARHCVEMGLAMINTIRSVRKLLNFDMDMRIGIHSGSVLCGVLGLQKWQFDVWSWDVGIANMLEAGGIPGRIHISKATLDCLEGTYKTEDGRGGDRSEFLRRHNIDTFFICPLEDRYQDDYNETPKVQKTIRTWNPEIPFGSAIDMNSILASFTNGSLPNIWRSTSKEINERIKHAIEVRSSERMHKEHITPLSLVFKDIHIEDKFSQMRDEMFNSNLVCSFIMLLFVMAAQALISAPRMFPAIIQFSLFLLTYMLLLLVVLAEEFKWCPARLQHFCCWIHENNNARNMLTLTAIVINFALASMDMVWCILTDREEANMMDSTNMPSRSLTVCSFPEVFVLSGVIAMVTCAVFLRLNSLLKLAVLLLAVAVYSYLIHLAFLSLARHDMLHRSHYVRRKWTAILLLVMFIVAVFYNGRQWEATARLDFLWRLQAQQEVEDMRELREHNECLLHNILPVHVARHFLERSKNDEELYSQSYDEVGVMFASIAGFNEYFEQKEVRHEGVDCLRLLNEIIAGFDELLEESYFDYVEKIKTIGSCYMAASGLAPDGQSSMDEWNHLSELVLFAMAMQETLKEINRHSAKDFQLRVGIAHGPVVAGVIGASKPQYDIWGSTVNLASRMESTGVSGRIQVPEATRKILMEWGFSLELRGEIFVKGVSECQGKVRTYFISTMRSKIANTSPDGRPGGRTSGRMTMAGIVFSLVQARHKEKLRETNGGFKLTRCAL, encoded by the exons ATGGTGACCTTTGCTGAGACGCAGATCTCTCCTATGGAGCTGTGCGAGCCACCCTTCCCGACCGCCACCTTGTCCCCCGGCTTGCGGCGTAAAAAGATGTTGTGGCAGAACGCCGTGAAACACATCATCATCCAGCAGGAGCTGAGCGCCCAG GTGGGTGTGGAGCCGGCACACAAGATCTTTGTGACGGATACCTACATGAAAGAAATCAACAAACAAATCCGCAGCAAGGCCTCGCGTGGAGTCAAGCGACGCTCCTCTACGTTTCGAGTCCACCCTTCACAAATCTGTAGCTCCATAAGCATGCACAGCAGCGTGGCATCAGGTTGGAATGAATACGCCAGCGATGCCGACTTCTTTGTGCACTGGGGCCACATTATCCATGGGATCTATATACCCACCCTGAGACATACCTTTAAGTCCCGAGACCTGGAAAAACTGTACCAGCAACACTCCTCTCACCAAAGACGCAACTCCTTAGCCATCACTAACATCATTGACGCAATGGCCAAACTGCAGATCCTGGTTCTGTACCTTGCTTTGGCCCCTGAGGAGGTCACGGACCCACTACGAGGCTGCTTGACGTGCATGTTCATGGTGTTTGCGGTGGCGCTGTGCATCGTGGTTTTAAACTTTAAGGGCTCCATGTCGCCAAAGTGGCTCCATTATGCCGGGCTTGCCAGCTGGCTGTCGCAGTCCACGCAGGTACTGGGAGGACTGGCATATGGACTGGAGAAAGACCCGTCGTGGTACCTTTTGTTCACTCTGTTTGCCACATACACGCTGCTGCCCTTACCTCTTCTGTGGGCCATGTGTGCTGGATCGCTGACGTCAGCGTTGCATCTTATACTGGAGATCATATGCTACCGTAACGATCCAGTTCTTTTAAGAAAG GTGTTTGCCAAAGGCCTTCTGTATCTGGGTATGAACACAGCTGGATTCTTCATCCACTACCTGACAGATCATTCACAGCGACAGGTGTTTCTAGAAACACGGCGTTGCATTGAAGGACGCCTCAAACTGGAGCAGGAAAACCAGAGACAG GAGCGTCTGGTGCTATCGATCTTGCCCCGATTCGTAGCCTTGGAGATGATTGCCGACATGAGTTCCATGGAAGACGAGCTCAATCCTCAAGAATTTCACAAGATTTACATTCACCAGTATAAGGATGTCAG CATACTTTTTGCAGATATCAAGGGCTTCACTCTGTTATCCATGAACTTGTCAGCTCAGGATTTGGTTCGAACCCTCAATGAGCTCTTTGGACGCTTTGATCGCCTGGCTGAG GAGCACCAATGCCTGCGAATAAAGATACTCGGAGACTGTTACTATTGCGTGTCAGGAGTTCCAGAACCACAGCGTGCACATGCCCGTCACTGCGTAGAGATGGGGCTGGCTATGATCAACACCATTCG GTCTGTACGGAAGCTCCTTAACTTTGACATGGACATGAGGATTGGGATCCATTCGGGCTCCGTTCTATGCGGGGTGCTGGGTCTGCAGAAATGGCAGTTTGACGTCTGGTCTTGGGATGTgggcattgctaacatgctggAGGCAGGCGGGATACCAGG GCGAATCCACATCTCCAAGGCAACCCTGGACTGTCTCGAAGGCACCTACAAGACGGAGGATGGACGAGGAGGGGACCGGAGTGAATTTCTGCGGAGACACAACATTGACACCTTTTTCATTTGTCCCCTGGAGGACAGATATCAAGACGACTACAATGAGACACCCAAAGTACAGAAAACAATTCGAACCTGGAATCCAGAGATTCCATTCGGGAGCGCCATTGACATGAATAGT ATCTTGGCCTCATTTACCAACGGTTCATTACCCAACATATGGCGGTCCACCTCCAAGGAGATTAATGAACGCATCAAACATGCCATCGAGGTTCGAAGCAGTGAGCGTATGCATAAGGAGCACAtcactcctctgtctctggtgtTCAAGGACATACACATTGAGGACAAG TTTTCCCAGATGAGAGATGAAATGTTCAACTCCAACCTGGTGTGTTCCTTTATCATGCTCCTATTTGTCATGGCTGCCCAGGCCCTCATCTCTGCCCCCAG GATGTTCCCAGCCATCATCCAGTTTTCCCTGTTTTTACTCACCTACATGCTGCTGCTACTGGTCGTGTTAGCTGAAGAATTCAAGTGGTGCCCCGCTAGACTGCAACACTTCTGTTGCTGGATCCATGAAAACAACAACGCTCGCAACATGCTCACCCTCACTGCTATTGTCATTAACTTTGCTTTAGCCTCCATGGACATG GTATGGTGCATTCTCACAGACAGAGAAGAGGCTAATATGATGGACAGTACCAACATGCCTTCACGTTCACTCACTGTGTGTTCTTTCCCAgag GTGTTTGTGCTGAGCGGCGTGATCGCCATGGTGACGTGCGCTGTCTTTTTACGCCTCAACTCTCTGCTGAAGCTGGCGGTGTTGTTGCTGGCGGTGGCCGTCTACTCCTACCTCATCCATCTGGCCTTCCTCTCTCTTGCACGCCACGACATGCTGCACAG ATCTCACTATGTCAGGAGGAAATGGACTGCCATTCTTCTCTTGGTCATGTTTATTGTTGCTGTCTTCTACAATGGACGCCAG TGGGAAGCCACTGCCAGGCTGGACTTCCTGTGGCGTCTGCAGGCTCAGCAGGAAGTGGAGGATATGAGGGAGCTGCGTGAACATAATGAATGTCTTTTGCACAATATTCTGCCCGTGCACGTGGCCAGACACTTCTTGGAGCGTAGCAAGAACGATGAG GAGCTTTACTCCCAGTCATATGATGAAGTGGGAGTCATGTTTGCTTCCATTGCTGGCTTTAATGAGTACTTTGAGCAAAAAGAGGTCAGACATGAAGGTGTGGACTGCCTACGGCTGCTGAATGAGATCATTGCAGGCTTTGATGAG TTGCTGGAGGAGTCGTACTTTGACTATGTCGAGAAGATCAAAACCATCGGGAGCTGCTATATGGCCGCCTCTGGTCTAGCTCCAGACGGACAG TCGTCTATGGATGAATGGAATCACTTGAGTGAGCTGGTTCTGTTTGCAATGGCGATGCAGGAGACCTTGAAGGAGATTAACAGGCACTCGGCCAAAGACTTTCAGCTCCGTGTCG GCATTGCACACGGGCCGGTGGTCGCAGGTGTAATCGGCGCTAGCAAGCCTCAATATGACATCTGGGGGTCAACGGTGAACTTGGCAAGCCGCATGGAGAGCACAGGGGTGAGCGGACGTATCCAGGTGCCTGAGGCCACCAGAAAGATTCTGATGGAGTGGGGATTTTCATTGGAGCTAcgaggagaaatctttgtcaagGGG GTAAGCGAATGTCAGGGCAAGGTGCGCACCTACTTCATCAGCACCATGCGCAGCAAGATAGCCAACACTTCCCCAGATGGACGTCCGGGGGGCAGAACCAGTGGACGCATGACCATGGCGGGAATAGTGTTCAGTCTAGTCCAAGCCAGACACAAGGAGAAGCTGAGGGAGACGAATGGGGGCTTCAAGCTGACACGCTGCGCCCTCTAG
- the si:dkey-206f10.1 gene encoding adenylate cyclase type 8 isoform X2 translates to MVTFAETQISPMELCEPPFPTATLSPGLRRKKMLWQNAVKHIIIQQELSAQVGVEPAHKIFVTDTYMKEINKQIRSKASRGVFAKGLLYLGMNTAGFFIHYLTDHSQRQVFLETRRCIEGRLKLEQENQRQERLVLSILPRFVALEMIADMSSMEDELNPQEFHKIYIHQYKDVSILFADIKGFTLLSMNLSAQDLVRTLNELFGRFDRLAEEHQCLRIKILGDCYYCVSGVPEPQRAHARHCVEMGLAMINTIRSVRKLLNFDMDMRIGIHSGSVLCGVLGLQKWQFDVWSWDVGIANMLEAGGIPGRIHISKATLDCLEGTYKTEDGRGGDRSEFLRRHNIDTFFICPLEDRYQDDYNETPKVQKTIRTWNPEIPFGSAIDMNSILASFTNGSLPNIWRSTSKEINERIKHAIEVRSSERMHKEHITPLSLVFKDIHIEDKFSQMRDEMFNSNLVCSFIMLLFVMAAQALISAPRMFPAIIQFSLFLLTYMLLLLVVLAEEFKWCPARLQHFCCWIHENNNARNMLTLTAIVINFALASMDMVWCILTDREEANMMDSTNMPSRSLTVCSFPEVFVLSGVIAMVTCAVFLRLNSLLKLAVLLLAVAVYSYLIHLAFLSLARHDMLHRSHYVRRKWTAILLLVMFIVAVFYNGRQWEATARLDFLWRLQAQQEVEDMRELREHNECLLHNILPVHVARHFLERSKNDEELYSQSYDEVGVMFASIAGFNEYFEQKEVRHEGVDCLRLLNEIIAGFDELLEESYFDYVEKIKTIGSCYMAASGLAPDGQVGQTHFLRFFKCVCELFSDLSLLQSSMDEWNHLSELVLFAMAMQETLKEINRHSAKDFQLRVGIAHGPVVAGVIGASKPQYDIWGSTVNLASRMESTGVSGRIQVPEATRKILMEWGFSLELRGEIFVKGVSECQGKVRTYFISTMRSKIANTSPDGRPGGRTSGRMTMAGIVFSLVQARHKEKLRETNGGFKLTRCAL, encoded by the exons ATGGTGACCTTTGCTGAGACGCAGATCTCTCCTATGGAGCTGTGCGAGCCACCCTTCCCGACCGCCACCTTGTCCCCCGGCTTGCGGCGTAAAAAGATGTTGTGGCAGAACGCCGTGAAACACATCATCATCCAGCAGGAGCTGAGCGCCCAG GTGGGTGTGGAGCCGGCACACAAGATCTTTGTGACGGATACCTACATGAAAGAAATCAACAAACAAATCCGCAGCAAGGCCTCGCGTGGA GTGTTTGCCAAAGGCCTTCTGTATCTGGGTATGAACACAGCTGGATTCTTCATCCACTACCTGACAGATCATTCACAGCGACAGGTGTTTCTAGAAACACGGCGTTGCATTGAAGGACGCCTCAAACTGGAGCAGGAAAACCAGAGACAG GAGCGTCTGGTGCTATCGATCTTGCCCCGATTCGTAGCCTTGGAGATGATTGCCGACATGAGTTCCATGGAAGACGAGCTCAATCCTCAAGAATTTCACAAGATTTACATTCACCAGTATAAGGATGTCAG CATACTTTTTGCAGATATCAAGGGCTTCACTCTGTTATCCATGAACTTGTCAGCTCAGGATTTGGTTCGAACCCTCAATGAGCTCTTTGGACGCTTTGATCGCCTGGCTGAG GAGCACCAATGCCTGCGAATAAAGATACTCGGAGACTGTTACTATTGCGTGTCAGGAGTTCCAGAACCACAGCGTGCACATGCCCGTCACTGCGTAGAGATGGGGCTGGCTATGATCAACACCATTCG GTCTGTACGGAAGCTCCTTAACTTTGACATGGACATGAGGATTGGGATCCATTCGGGCTCCGTTCTATGCGGGGTGCTGGGTCTGCAGAAATGGCAGTTTGACGTCTGGTCTTGGGATGTgggcattgctaacatgctggAGGCAGGCGGGATACCAGG GCGAATCCACATCTCCAAGGCAACCCTGGACTGTCTCGAAGGCACCTACAAGACGGAGGATGGACGAGGAGGGGACCGGAGTGAATTTCTGCGGAGACACAACATTGACACCTTTTTCATTTGTCCCCTGGAGGACAGATATCAAGACGACTACAATGAGACACCCAAAGTACAGAAAACAATTCGAACCTGGAATCCAGAGATTCCATTCGGGAGCGCCATTGACATGAATAGT ATCTTGGCCTCATTTACCAACGGTTCATTACCCAACATATGGCGGTCCACCTCCAAGGAGATTAATGAACGCATCAAACATGCCATCGAGGTTCGAAGCAGTGAGCGTATGCATAAGGAGCACAtcactcctctgtctctggtgtTCAAGGACATACACATTGAGGACAAG TTTTCCCAGATGAGAGATGAAATGTTCAACTCCAACCTGGTGTGTTCCTTTATCATGCTCCTATTTGTCATGGCTGCCCAGGCCCTCATCTCTGCCCCCAG GATGTTCCCAGCCATCATCCAGTTTTCCCTGTTTTTACTCACCTACATGCTGCTGCTACTGGTCGTGTTAGCTGAAGAATTCAAGTGGTGCCCCGCTAGACTGCAACACTTCTGTTGCTGGATCCATGAAAACAACAACGCTCGCAACATGCTCACCCTCACTGCTATTGTCATTAACTTTGCTTTAGCCTCCATGGACATG GTATGGTGCATTCTCACAGACAGAGAAGAGGCTAATATGATGGACAGTACCAACATGCCTTCACGTTCACTCACTGTGTGTTCTTTCCCAgag GTGTTTGTGCTGAGCGGCGTGATCGCCATGGTGACGTGCGCTGTCTTTTTACGCCTCAACTCTCTGCTGAAGCTGGCGGTGTTGTTGCTGGCGGTGGCCGTCTACTCCTACCTCATCCATCTGGCCTTCCTCTCTCTTGCACGCCACGACATGCTGCACAG ATCTCACTATGTCAGGAGGAAATGGACTGCCATTCTTCTCTTGGTCATGTTTATTGTTGCTGTCTTCTACAATGGACGCCAG TGGGAAGCCACTGCCAGGCTGGACTTCCTGTGGCGTCTGCAGGCTCAGCAGGAAGTGGAGGATATGAGGGAGCTGCGTGAACATAATGAATGTCTTTTGCACAATATTCTGCCCGTGCACGTGGCCAGACACTTCTTGGAGCGTAGCAAGAACGATGAG GAGCTTTACTCCCAGTCATATGATGAAGTGGGAGTCATGTTTGCTTCCATTGCTGGCTTTAATGAGTACTTTGAGCAAAAAGAGGTCAGACATGAAGGTGTGGACTGCCTACGGCTGCTGAATGAGATCATTGCAGGCTTTGATGAG TTGCTGGAGGAGTCGTACTTTGACTATGTCGAGAAGATCAAAACCATCGGGAGCTGCTATATGGCCGCCTCTGGTCTAGCTCCAGACGGACAGGTGGGACAGACACatttcttacgtttttttaaatgtgtctgTGAACTATTCAGCGATTTGTCTCTCCTGCAGTCGTCTATGGATGAATGGAATCACTTGAGTGAGCTGGTTCTGTTTGCAATGGCGATGCAGGAGACCTTGAAGGAGATTAACAGGCACTCGGCCAAAGACTTTCAGCTCCGTGTCG GCATTGCACACGGGCCGGTGGTCGCAGGTGTAATCGGCGCTAGCAAGCCTCAATATGACATCTGGGGGTCAACGGTGAACTTGGCAAGCCGCATGGAGAGCACAGGGGTGAGCGGACGTATCCAGGTGCCTGAGGCCACCAGAAAGATTCTGATGGAGTGGGGATTTTCATTGGAGCTAcgaggagaaatctttgtcaagGGG GTAAGCGAATGTCAGGGCAAGGTGCGCACCTACTTCATCAGCACCATGCGCAGCAAGATAGCCAACACTTCCCCAGATGGACGTCCGGGGGGCAGAACCAGTGGACGCATGACCATGGCGGGAATAGTGTTCAGTCTAGTCCAAGCCAGACACAAGGAGAAGCTGAGGGAGACGAATGGGGGCTTCAAGCTGACACGCTGCGCCCTCTAG